From one Lycium barbarum isolate Lr01 chromosome 6, ASM1917538v2, whole genome shotgun sequence genomic stretch:
- the LOC132600695 gene encoding abscisic-aldehyde oxidase-like → MEERQKKGSLVFAVNGERFELPCIDPSTTLLQFLRSGTCFKSPKLGCGEGGCGACVVLVSKYDSKLKKVEDFSVSSCLTLLCSLNGCSITTSEGLGNTRDGFHSIHERFAGFHASQCGFCTPGMCMSFFSALVNAEKGNKPDPPPGFSKLTSSEAEKAIAGNLCRCTGYRPIADACKTFAADIDIEDLGFNSFWKKGDSKELKVSKLPPYYPTKNFCTYPEFLKSESATNLDSSKYPWYSPVSLEELRSLLNSNVTENGANFKLVVGNTGTGYYKETQRYDHYVDLRYIPELSIIKSDQTGIEVGATVTISKLISFLKDENKVDSGSYGKLVSQKLAYHMEKIATPFVRNSASVGGNLVMAQKNGFPSDIATLFLGLCASVSLMTSHGLEKLTWEELLSRPPLELKTVLLSVSVPFKKDLNSKFLFETYRAAPRPHGNALAYVNAAFQADVSLCQNDVLINNIKLAFGAYGTKHATRAKKVEEYLTGKILNVHVLYEALKLVKLEVVPEDGTLHPEYRSSLAVCYVFEFLYPFTDVHSAISGGLLAGINDISVEKVSNSSKDGCISQGRKQTLLSSAKQVVESSTEYCPVGKPMKKVGAAMQAAGEAVYVDDIPSPPNCLHGAFIYSTKPLAAVKGIQLESNQLTEGVTDIITYKDIPSGGANVGAMLLFGSEPLFADDLARCAGERIAVVVADSQRSADAAARTALVQYDTANIDSPILTVEEAVEKSSFIQIPPFLYPKQVGDFSEGMAEADHKILSAEIRLGSEYYFYMETQAALAIPDEDNCMVVYTSSQCPENAHQVIASCLGVPQHNIRVITRRVGGGFGGKAVRAMPVSTACALAAYKLRRPVRIYVNRNADMIMTGGRHPMKVTYSVGFKSSGKITALHLDILINAGISEDISPILPSNVIKALKKYDWGALSFDVKVCKTNLTSKSAMRAPGEVQGSYIAEAIMEHVSSLLSMEVDCVRNKNVHTIESLNFFYDNIVTEVGEYTLPSIMEKLAASSSFSQRSKMVEQFNQKNTWKKRGISRVPIVYEAMQRPTPGKVSILLDGSIVVEVGGIEIGQGLWTKVKQMTAYALGLIESSWAEDLVEKVRVVQADTLSVVQGGFTAGSTTSESSCEAVRLCCNVLVERLTPLKKQLQEQNGSVDWPMLIRQAQMQSVNLAANSYYVPESGSMSYLNFGAAVSEVEIDILTGQTTILQSDLIYDCGQSLNPAVDMGQIEGAFVQGIGFFMHEEYLTNEDGLMVSNSTWAYKIPTIDTIPQNFNVHVVNSGHHEKRILSSKASGEPPLLLAASVHCATRAAVKAAREQLKLWGKLDGSVSEFYLEVPAVLPVVKTQCGLNYVEKFLESLLAQKSN, encoded by the exons ATGGAGGAAAGACAGAAAAAAGGCAGTTTGGTTTTTGCAGTTAATGGAGAGAGGTTTGAGTTGCCATGTATTGATCCTTCTACAACTTTGCTTCAGTTCTTGCGCTCTGGCACTTGTTTCAAGAGTCCAAAACTTGGTTGTGGCGAAG GTGGTTGTGGGGCTTGTGTTGTTCTTGTATCGAAGTATGATTCGAAGCTTAAAAAGGTCGAAGATTTTAGCGTGAGTTCGTGCCTTACACTTCTTTGCAGTTTAAATGGTTGTTCAATTACTACTAGTGAAGGCCTTGGGAACACCAGAGACGGTTTCCACTCTATTCATGAAAGATTCGCCGGTTTCCATGCTTCTCAATGCGGCTTTTGCACTCCCGGCATGTGTATGTCATTTTTCTCAGCTCTTGTCAATGCTGAAAAAGGAAACAAGCCGGATCCTCCACCAGGATTCTCTAAGCTTACTTCATCCGAAGCTGAAAAGGCCATAGCGGGGAACCTTTGTCGGTGCACTGGATACCGTCCCATTGCTGATGCCTGCAAGACTTTTGCTGCTGATATTGATATAGAGGATTTGGGGTTCAATTCTTTTTGGAAAAAGGGAGATTCCAAGGAACTGAAAGTAAGTAAATTACCTCCCTATTATCCAACCAAGAATTTTTGTACATATCCCGAGTTCTTGAAAAGTGAATCAGCCACGAATTTGGACTCCTCAAAGTACCCTTGGTACAGTCCTGTTTCCCTTGAGGAGCTACGGAGCTTGTTGAACTCCAATGTGACGGAAAACGGTGCAAATTTTAAACTAGTCGTTGGTAATACCGGCACGGGTTATTATAAGGAAACTCAGCGATATGATCATTACGTTGATCTCAGGTACATTCCTGAACTCTCAATCATCAAAAGTGATCAGACTGGCATTGAAGTCGGAGCAACTGTGACTATCTCTAAACTCATTTCGTTCTTGAAAGACGAAAACAAAGTCGATTCGGGTTCATATGGGAAGTTGGTGTCCCAAAAGCTAGCTTACCACATGGAGAAGATCGCTACACCGTTTGTCAGAAACTCTGCTAGCGTGGGAGGAAATTTGGTTATGGCACAGAAGAACGGTTTTCCTTCAGATATTGCTACATTATTTCTCGGGCTTTGTGCTAGCGTTAGCTTGATGACCAGTCATGGACTTGAAAAGCTCACATGGGAGGAATTATTATCGAGACCACCACTAGAATTGAAGACTGTGCTTCTTAGTGTTTCAGTCCCATTTAAGAAAGATTTAAATTCTAAATTTTTGTTTGAAACTTATCGAGCTGCTCCACGACCTCACGGGAATGCTTTGGCATATGTAAATGCTGCTTTCCAGGCTGATGTTTCTCTCTGCCAGAATGACGTCCTGATAAACAATATCAAGTTGGCGTTCGGTGCTTATGGCACAAAACATGCAACAAGGGCTAAAAAGGTGGAGGAATATCTAACCGGGAAGATATTAAACGTACATGTTTTATATGAAGCACTTAAATTAGTCAAACTAGAAGTGGTACCGGAAGATGGCACTTTACACCCGGAGTACAGATCAAGTTTGGCCGTCTGTTATGTTTTCGAGTTTCTTTATCCCTTCACTGATGTTCATTCTGCTATTTCTGGTGGTTTGCTCGCTGGAATTAATGACATCTCGGTTGAGAAAGTTTCCAATAGTAGTAAGGATGGTTGCATCAGTCAGGGAAGAAAACAAACACTACTGTCTTCTGCTAAGCAGGTTGTGGAATCAAGTACCGAGTACTGTCCAGTAGGTAAACCGATGAAGAAGGTTGGAGCTGCAATGCAAGCTGCGG GTGAAGCTGTTTACGTAGATGACATTCCATCACCACCAAACTGCCTGCATGGAGCGTTTATCTACAGTACAAAACCATTAGCTGCTGTAAAGGGAATCCAGCTTGAGTCTAATCAGTTAACAGAAGGAGTCACCGACATTATTACTTATAAAGATATCCCAAGTGGAGGGGCAAACGTAGGAGCTATGTTACTCTTTGGTTCCGAGCCCTTATTTGCAGACGACCTCGCCCGATGTGCTGGTGAAAGAATTGCAGTTGTG GTTGCTGACAGTCAGAGGTCTGCTGATGCGGCTGCAAGAACGGCCCTTGTTCAATACGACACTGCAAATATAGATTCACCCATTTTAACAGTTGAGGAAGCTGTTGAGAAATCTAGCTTTATCCAAATCCCACCATTTCTATATCCAAAACAGGTCGGCGATTTCTCAGAAGGAATGGCTGAAGCTGATCACAAGATTCTCTCTGCTGAG ATAAGGCTCGGTTCCGAGTACTATTTTTATATGGAAACACAGGCCGCCCTTGCAATTCCAGATGAAGACAACTGCATGGTTGTTTATACTTCAAGCCAGTGCCCTGAAAATGCGCATCAGGTTATTGCCAGTTGTCTTGGTGTTCCTCAACACAATATCCGTGTAATTACTAGACGGGTTGGAGGTGGCTTCGGGGGCAAGGCAGTCAGAGCAATGCCT GTCTCCACAGCCTGTGCACTTGCAGCATACAAGTTAAGGCGACCTGTCAGGATATATGTCAACCGGAACGCTGACATGATAATGACAGGAGGTCGACACCCGATGAAAGTAACGTACAGTGTAGGATTTAAGTCAAGCGGAAAGATTACAGCATTGCATCTTGATATATTGATAAATGCCGGTATCTCGGAAGATATAAGCCCTATCCTACCATCAAATGTGATTAAAGCACTGAAAAAATATGACTGGGGTGCCTTATCTTTTGATGTGAAAGTATGCAAGACGAACCTTACCAGCAAATCGGCTATGCGTGCCCCTGGTGAGGTCCAAGGATCTTATATTGCCGAAGCTATAATGGAGCACGTATCGAGTTTACTATCGATGGAGGTGGACTGTGTGAGAAATAAAAATGTTCATACAATTGAAAGTCTTAATTTTTTCTATGATAACATTGTAACAGAAGTAGGAGAATATACATTGCCTAGTATCATGGAGAAGTTGGCTGCATCCTCGAGCTTTTCCCAAAGAAGCAAGATGGTAGAACAGTTTAACCAAAAAAATACATGGAAGAAAAGGGGTATTTCTCGAGTGCCAATTGTGTATGAAGCTATGCAACGACCTACCCCGGGAAAAGTCAGTATTTTGCTAGACGGATCAATTGTTGTAGAGGTTGGAgggattgaaattggccaaggaCTGTGGACAAAGGTTAAACAGATGACTGCCTATGCTCTTGGTTTAATTGAGAGTAGTTGGGCTGAAGACCTTGTCGAGAAAGTACGAGTCGTGCAAGCAGACACCTTAAGCGTAGTGCAAGGCGGGTTTACGGCAGGTAGCACTACGTCGGAATCAAGCTGTGAAGCTGTTAGACTTTGCTGTAATGTCTTAGTTGAAAGATTGACCCCTCTGAAGAAACAGTTGCAGGAACAAAATGGTTCTGTTGATTGGCCAATGCTGATTCGCCAG GCACAAATGCAGTCAGTAAATTTAGCAGCAAATTCTTATTATGTACCAGAATCCGGTTCCATGAGTTATTTGAACTTCGGCGCTGCTGTCAGTGAG GTGGAGATTGATATTCTGACTGGACAGACAACAATTTTGCAGTCGGACCTTATTTATGACTGCGGGCAGAGTTTGAATCCAGCCGTTGATATGGGACAG ATTGAAGGAGCTTTCGTACAAGGAATAGGATTTTTCATGCACGAAGAATATCTTACAAACGAAGACGGCTTAATGGTCTCGAATAGCACTTGGGCATACAAGATCCCGACAATTGACACCATACCCCAGAATTTCAATGTTCATGTGGTTAATAGCGGACATCATGAAAAACGTATTCTCTCGTCTAAAG CATCTGGTGAACCGCCGCTGCTTCTAGCAGCTTCAGTCCATTGTGCAACAAGAGCAGCCGTTAAAGCAGCACGAGAGCAGCTCAAACTTTGGGGCAAGCTCGACGGGTCCGTTTCAGAATTCTATCTGGAAGTACCTGCCGTATTACCCGTTGTGAAGACACAGTGTGGCCTGAATTATGTGGAGAAATTCTTGGAAAGTTTGCTGGCTCAGAAATCTAACTAA